The genomic interval GCACGGCCGCCAGGTTGTCCCGCCAGGACTGGGCCAGTGCTTCCTGCGTCATTCCCACCGCCGCCGCGTCCCTGGCATAGACGGACACGAGCCGCACGCTGTCCACGTAGATGGTGGGGGCGCTGCGGACGCGCCCGACGCGGATCATCTCGGGCTTGAGGGGACCGATGGACAGCGCCTCGGTCAGGCGGTTGTACACGGCCACCTCGCGCTCGGCCAGCGTGTAGCCGGCCGCCGGTCCACGCAACTCCATGAACTTGTACTGGCCGAGGCCGATCTCGACCTTCTCTGGCGCATAGCCATCAGCAATCTTCGGCTTGGAGTCCAGCCCGCCCCAGAGCTTGAGTTCCTTCCCCTGCGGGGCCTGGGCCTGAGCAGCGTATGCTCCGACAGCAATGACCAGTATTGCGATCGCGACGGCGAGGCTGCGGCTGTTCATGGCGCGTCCACCTTCCATGCTGGGCCGGCGTGGCAGCGGTATGCAGTCCGTTCTGTATATTACCACCTTGGCCTGTCTGCTACTACTACTTCTTTCCCCCCGCGACCCGCGCCGGCGCTGACTCACAGGCCGGTGTCCGGCACCGCGCCGAACCGCCGCTCGCGCTTGTTGAAGGCGCGGATGGCGTCCAGCAGGTGCTCCACGGTGAAGTCGGGCCAGAGCACGTCCAGGACCACGATCTCGGCGTAGGCGATCTCCCAGAGCAGGAAGTTGCTGACGCGCATCTCGCGGCCGGGACGGAGGAATAACTGGACATCGGGGAGTTGGGGCGCGTAGAGGGCGCCCTGGACGTGCTGCTCATCTATGTCGGCGGGGGCCAGCACGCCCGCGCGCACCTGCTCGGCCAGTTGCCGCGCCGCATCCACAATCTCAGCCCGGCCGCCGTAGTTGATGCACAGGTTCAGAATGAGGCCGGTGTTCGCCGCCGTGCGGGCCTGGGCGTCGGCGAAGACCCGCTGCATGGTCTCCGGCAGCCCCGACAGCCGGCCCGAGGCGCGGAACTGCACGTCCATGTCGTGCAACTCCGCCAGTTCCTCGATCAACGCCCCTTCGATGAGCTGCATCAGGCCGGCGACTTCATCGGCGGGACGGTTCCAGTTCTCGGTGGAGAAGGCGTAGATGCTCAGCGC from bacterium carries:
- the uppS gene encoding di-trans,poly-cis-decaprenylcistransferase, whose translation is MPALTDVVTAEGLTIPSHIAIVMDGNGRWATQRGLPRFAGHIEGRKATKRTVKACGELGVTALSIYAFSTENWNRPADEVAGLMQLIEGALIEELAELHDMDVQFRASGRLSGLPETMQRVFADAQARTAANTGLILNLCINYGGRAEIVDAARQLAEQVRAGVLAPADIDEQHVQGALYAPQLPDVQLFLRPGREMRVSNFLLWEIAYAEIVVLDVLWPDFTVEHLLDAIRAFNKRERRFGAVPDTGL